From the Anaeromyxobacter dehalogenans 2CP-1 genome, the window GTGCGCGAGCACGTCGGCGAGCAGCTCCGCCGCGTCCTCGTTGTCGTCCACCACCAGGATCCGCAGCGGCGCGGCGGCGGCCGCGGCGGCGGGGCGCGGCGCCGGGGGCGAGGCGGCCGGGGCCCGCGGGGCGGCGGGCAGCTCCACCACGAACGTGCTCCCCTTGCCCGGCCCCTCGCTGCACGCCTCCACCCGGCCGCCGTGCAGCTCCACCAGGCTCCGCACCAGCGCGAGGCCGATGCCGAGCCCGCCCTGCGGGCGATCCTGGCCCTGCGGCGCCTGCACGAACGGCTCGAAGATGCGGGAGCGGAGCTCGGGCGCGAGCCCGCGGCCGTCGTCCCGGACCGCCAGCTCCACCTCGGCGCCGCGCAGCGCCGCCCGGACCCCGATGTGGCCGCGGGGCGGCGTGTACCGGGCCGCGTTGGTGAGCAGGTTCGCGACCACCTGCGCGAGCCGGTGCGGGTCGCCGACCACCGCGAGGCCCTCCGGCACGTCGACCGTGAGCCGGTGCGAGCGCTCCTCCACGAGGGGCGTCGCCATCTCCACCGCGCGCGCGACGAACGACCGGACCTCGATGCGCTCCGGCTGCAGCTCGACCTTGCCGCGGGTGATCCGCGAGACGTCGAGCAGGTCGTCCACCAGCCGCACCAGGTGATCCACCTGCCGGCGGATGACGGCGTGCTCGCGCGTCCCGCCGCTCCCGCCGAGATCCTGCAGCTCCAGCGCGGTCACGATGGGCGACAGCGGGTTGCGCAGCTCGTGGCCGAGCATGGCCAGGAACTCGTCCTTGGTCCGGCTGGCCGCCTCGGCCTCGGCGCGGGCGGCCTCGGCGACCGCGAGGTGCTGGTCGCGCTCCCGCTCGCGCGCGGCGAGCAGGTCCGCGGACCGCTCGAGCGCCTCGCCCAGCCGCGCCACCTCCGCGATCCCCTCCGCCTCGACCCGCGGGCGGGCGCCGCGGGCGAGCGCCTCGGCGGACGCTGCCGCGGAGGCGATGGCGCGGTTGAACCGGCCCGCCGCCAGGAACGCGCCGCCCGCGCTCACGAGCAGCACCGCCGCGCCCAGCGCCGCGATGGTGAGCACCGAGCGCCGGGTGGCGCCGTCCAGCATGTCCACCGGCGCCACCACCGCTGCGGTCCAGCCGGCGCGCGCCGAGTGGCCGAACGCGACGTACGAGCGCCCGCCGTCGAGGTTGGTGTCGCGGTACACGCCCTCGCCGCCCGCGCGGGCGGCCTCCAGGAAGCGCGGCGACGCGGGCTGTCCCACGAAGCGCTCCGGCGACCGGCTCCGCGCCACCACCGTGCCGGACCGGTCCACCAGCGTTCGGATCCAGGGGTTCTCGCCGGTCCCGGGCACCCGCACGAGATCGCGCAGCGCCTCCGCCGGGATGAGCGCGCTCAGCACGTGCCGCACCCGTCCCCGGTGCATCAGCGGGAGCCGCGCGGCGACCAGGAGCGCGCCGTCCGGGCCGGTGAAGACGTCGCCCAGCACCGGCTCGCCGGTCCCGACCGCCTCCGCCAGGCTGCGAGGGTCGCGCGGCGGCGCCGTGGCCGCGACCGAGGTCCTCCGCGTGTCGAGCAGCCGCAGCCCGTCCGGCCTCGCGAGGATCACCGCGTGCCAGGTGGGCTGCGTCCGGAGCACGCGCACCGCGTCCTCGCGGAAGCCATCCAGGTCGCCGCGCTCCAGGCGCTCGGACCCGCCGAGCGCCTGCAGCGCCCGGAACGTGGCGGTGGTCTCGCGGTCCACGCCCTCGGCCAGCGTGCGCGCGTCGGCGACCAGGCGCTGCCGGTTCGCCTCGCGCTCGCCCGCCGCCAGCCGGCTCAGCGTCGCGGCGGAGAACAGCGCCACCGGCAGCAGCGCGCCCGCGGTGAGACCCACGAGGCGCCACCTGAACCGCATGACCCGGGCAGGGCGGCGCCGGAGCGCCCTGGGGCGAAGAGACCGCACGCGTGACCGATAGGGCGCCGGCCCCCCGCCTCCCACGCTCAGGCGGGGCTTCACCCATCGTCAATTCCGACGCGCGCACGCCCCACCCTCGCCGCGGGGGCGAGCGGAGCGTCCGGGTGGCGTGCGCCGGGCCGGCGGGCTCAGCCGACGATGGACACGGACAGCTCGGCCCCGGTGCAGACGATCCGGGCGGAGCGCGTGGTGCCCTTGGTCGCGGTGACCGCGCCCAGCCGCAGGTCGCCCGCGGTCCAGTCGGACCCGAGCGCCTTCAGCAGGTCGTCCCGGGCGCGGTCGCAGCCGGCCGCGGGCGACGGGGCGGTCAGCGTCACGGTGCGGACGCTGGGACGCGCCACCGCGCCCGCGATCGACAGCTCCTCGAAGCGGTAGCCGGCGATCTCGAGCTGGGTGTGGGCGACCGCGGTGCGGCCGCCCAGGCCCTCCATCAGGCGGGCGTTGGGATCGAGCTTCTCGAGCTGGCCGCGGGCGTCGTCCCACGGGGCGCCGGGGGAGACCGGCAGCTTGGCTTCGAGGGAGCCGCCGGCGGATCCGCGGGCGCAGGCGGCGAGCGTGAAGAGGACGGCGAGGACGGTGGGGGTGCGTACGAGCGAGCTGGACATCGTGCGAGCGTTCTCCTTCGGGTGCGGGGGCGGAATCTACTCCCGCGCCGCCCTTCGCGAAACCCGAATTCGACGACCGGCGGGTCCCCGTGCGGCGCGGCGGCTGCCCCGTTATCGTTGGCACCCGAACTTCCCACCCGGAGGCGTGATGGAGATCGACCCCAAGGCCATCGTCGGCGCGCTCCTGCTGGCCGCGCTGGGCGTGCTCGCCACCGGCCCCGGGCTGTGGAGCGAGAAGTGGGGCTGGGGGTGGCTGCGCCGGAAGGACGAGCGCGGCGAGCGGGAGCGCTGAGACCCGCCGGCCGCGCCTCCCCGGTCAGGCGGCGCGCTTGCCGAGCCGGATCGTCAGCTCGCGGCCGGGCAGGTTCACCGACACCTGGATGTAGCTGAACATCGCGAGCACGAACGCGAACGTGAGCAGCAGGCCCGCGACGTGGTACGCGCCCGCGTAGGAGCCGGTCGAGTCGGCGATGCGGCCGGCCAGCGTCGGCCCGATCACGCCGCCCACGCCCCAGGCCGTGAACAGCAGGCCGTAGTTCACGCCCATGTTCTTCGTGCCCCAGCAGTCCGCCGCGGTGGCGGGGAACAGCGCCAGGCAGGCGCCGTAGCTGAAGCCCACCACGGCCGAGCCGACCACGAACCCGCCGATGGTGCTGAGGTCGGCGAAGAAGAACATGGCGAGCGCCTGCAGCACGCAGACGAGCGCGATGGTGACCGCGCGGCCGATGTAGTCGGAGATCACGCCCGCCACCACGCGGCCGCCCGCGTTGAAGCTGGCGAGCAGCGCCACGAACACCGAGCCGGCCTGGATGGCGTTCCCGGACTGGACCGCCACGATCTTGGCCATGTGCCCGATGATCATGAGGCCGGCGGTGGCGGCGCAGGCGTACTGCGCGTACAGGGTCCAGAACATCGG encodes:
- a CDS encoding hybrid sensor histidine kinase/response regulator; this encodes MGLTAGALLPVALFSAATLSRLAAGEREANRQRLVADARTLAEGVDRETTATFRALQALGGSERLERGDLDGFREDAVRVLRTQPTWHAVILARPDGLRLLDTRRTSVAATAPPRDPRSLAEAVGTGEPVLGDVFTGPDGALLVAARLPLMHRGRVRHVLSALIPAEALRDLVRVPGTGENPWIRTLVDRSGTVVARSRSPERFVGQPASPRFLEAARAGGEGVYRDTNLDGGRSYVAFGHSARAGWTAAVVAPVDMLDGATRRSVLTIAALGAAVLLVSAGGAFLAAGRFNRAIASAAASAEALARGARPRVEAEGIAEVARLGEALERSADLLAARERERDQHLAVAEAARAEAEAASRTKDEFLAMLGHELRNPLSPIVTALELQDLGGSGGTREHAVIRRQVDHLVRLVDDLLDVSRITRGKVELQPERIEVRSFVARAVEMATPLVEERSHRLTVDVPEGLAVVGDPHRLAQVVANLLTNAARYTPPRGHIGVRAALRGAEVELAVRDDGRGLAPELRSRIFEPFVQAPQGQDRPQGGLGIGLALVRSLVELHGGRVEACSEGPGKGSTFVVELPAAPRAPAASPPAPRPAAAAAAAPLRILVVDDNEDAAELLADVLAHAGHEVRVAGDGGRGLELAVRFRPDVALLDIGLPVLDGYELAVQLRRRLGEAAPVVIGVSGYGQPNDRARSAAAGFRHHFVKPADLEALLAAVAAAGRERGRAPATEERA